Part of the Elusimicrobiota bacterium genome is shown below.
TTACCAAAACCGCATTGGCTTTAACCCTTAAGATTGGGTTTGTCCGTCCCCTATGCATTTTTTTCTCGTCATCCCGGTATGGGTCTAACCGGGATCCAGACCGAGGCAAACCGCAGGACCCCTGGATCCCGGCTAAACAAACGCCGGGATGACGACCTTGACTGAATTAAACAGGGGATTTATCCCGGGTCCTCCTCCCCCCTTGAGGGGGAGGAGGGAGGAGGGGGGTGCCTCTTTCCGTCAAAGAGAATCCGCCGCGGGCCTTCGAAAGATTCGTAAACCGCCAAAAGCTCGATCGAAAAAGAACCCCAATTTTTTTCGCAGAGTCGAACGAAAACGGTTTTCGATCAAGCCATGGACCGCGACAGCGGCCAATATCAACGGAACGGTCAACAGCGCCCGCCCCCCCGGGGTTTTTCCCCAGGGGAACAAAGCGAACAAAACGTACCCCACGTCCTGGTGAAGGAGATAGAGCGGATAGGAAATCGCTCCCAGGGCCACGAACCACCGGCCCAAGGGCCGCGTGCCGATGGGTTGGTGCCAGAATTGGTCCGTCAGCGCCCCGAAAACCAATAGAACCCCGCAAAGGAACCCGAATCCGACGGACAAGCCGTCCATGGGCAGGGACGGCGCCTTTTCGCCCCCCATCCAGGGCAGTGCGGCCAACGCGCCCAGGGCGGCCAGCCATTGCCAACCGCCCCGGCCGGGATTTCCGTGGCGTATTTCCCAACCGGCCATTCCGAGGAGGAAAAGCGGCAGGTAGGGAAAAAAATCCGTCCAGTAGCCGGGCCCGCCGAACCGACCCAAAAGCGCGTTGCCCAATAAACTCACGCCAAAAATCACCCAGAAGGGTTTGAGGCGTGGAAGGGCGAAGAAAGCCAGGCCGATCAGCCAATAGAATTTAAACTCCACCAGGAGGGACCAATAGGCCCCGTCGACAAAGGCGTAATGGTTGACCGGCGCGCCCCAGAGGCGCGGCAAAAGAGTCGGAAGGTTGATGGCGGGAAGGAAGACCATGGTTTTGGCCATGTCCATAAAGCCGTGGATCCGGTCCGGCCGGGCCAGGGGAAAGCCCCGCTCCACCGCCGTCGTTAAAACGGCGCACACCCAGAGGGCGGGCAGGAGCCGGGCGTAGCGCTTGGCCAAAAAGTCGCCCAGGGAGGCGCTTCCCCGCACGCTCGGCAACATGCAGTAGCCGCTGATCATGAAAAAAAGGGCCACCCCGTAAACGCCGATACGGCCCACGGGGTCGGCCAGTTCGAAGTGATAAAAGAGGACCGCGGCGATGCTGAGCCCCCGCAGGGCGTCGATGGCGCCTTCGCGGGATTTGTCGTCGGTCAAGGGCGGGGGTTCAACGTTTTGTTTTCATCCGGGAATAGCGATCCATCAGGCGCTGTTCCTCGGCCGTCAAACTGTCGATGCCGTCGGCGGAAATCTTTTCCAAGATCCGGTCCACTTCCTGGCCCAGCTCGTGAAACTGGACGACTTCTTTTTTTTCCTTCCGCTGGATGGACCAATCCCCCACCCGCCCCAGGGCCCGGCGGAGGTCGTAGCGCAGCGTTCCGGATTTAAGATACAGAAAACCCGTCAACATGCCGCCCAGGTGGGCGATGTTGGCCAGGCGCGAGTGGGTCCCCGCGAAGCCCATGAGGAATTCAATGGCCGCGAAGAGGATCACCGCCTGCCAGGCCCGCATGGGGATCATGAAATAGATGTAAAAGACGGACATGGGGGACATCATGGCGAAGGCCACCAAGAGGCCGTAAATGGCGCCCGAGGCCCCGATGACCGGGAAAATGGAGTTGGGCTCCAGCAGAAGGTTAAAGGCCGCCGCCCCGACCCCGCAGAGGAAGTAATAAAACAGGAACGACCTGGTCCCCCATCGGTTCTCCAGTTCCCGCCCCAGGGACCAGAGCATGAAGAGGTTGAAGAGCAGATGGAAAAATCCGCCGTGCAGAAACAAATAAGTGACCGGCTGCCACAGCCAATACTCGTGCACCACCATCGTCGGGGTGAGCCCGAAATAGCGAATTAGGGATGGGCCGCCCGCCGCTTCCAGGAACCATTGGAGGAGGAAAACAATTCCCGTGGCGGTGAGCAAAAACTTCACCGCCGGCGGCAGGGACCGGTAGGAGAGGGGTTGGTTAAATACCATTTTCACTCATTTCAAATCGTCGTCCCGGCGTGCCTGTAGCCGGGACCCAGAACGACGTGAGGACGGACCACCCCTTGGATCCCGGCCAAAAACCCGCCGGGATGACGAAAAGATGGGTCAACCGGTCTCTCACCGGCATGACTCGGCAACGTTGTCCCTTGAATCGAACTGGTATTTTTTTCGGTGCGGTTGGGCTTGATCAATTAATTTTCCGTGCTATAATCAAAAAGATTTACATCCCGTTCCTGACCTCAAAGTATTATCAACAGCGATCCAGGAGGCCCGTCATGGGCGTTAAAAAATCAATTTCACGGACATGGTATATCTTTCTCGCGGCCCTGACGAGCGCCGCCATTGCCCACGCGGGGGTTCCCACCAAGATCACCTACCAAGGACGGGTTTTCAAATCCGGCGTCGCCGTGACGGGATCCCACACGCTGAATTTAACCGTCGTTGACGCAAACAATACAGCCGACCGTCGAAGCATCGCGCCCATTAATGTTACCTTGCCCGCGAACGGGGAATTTAGCGTGACCTTTGATCTCCCCCGGATTCGAATGGGACACCAAAGACCCGCAATTGGAAGTGAAGTCGACGGTGATTTATTGACCCCCTGGATGATTTCGGCGTCACCCCCTACAGCCTCTTGGCCTCCAGCGTGGCCGCCAACGGTGTTTCAACGCGCTCTTTGCAGGACGGCTCCGTGACGAACGTCAAAGTTTCGACGGTGTCCGCCTCGAAAATCATTCTACCCGGCGGCTCCACCCCCATTTCCACCTGGCAATTGGGCGCCGGCAATTTCATCGACGCTTCCAAAGTCGCCCTTCCCGGCAGCACCGCTACCGTCGCCTCCTGGCAATACGGCGCTACCGGCTTCATCGATGTCGCCAAAGTGACTGGCACCATCCCCACGACTCCCGTGGCCCACGCCACCTCCCACGGACTGGTCGGCACAGACCCATTGAACGGTCTTTCCCCACTACAAATTTCAGGCTCTGCCGTGGTTTTGCGTTCCACATCGTCCCAAACCATTCAGCCCCAGGTCGGAAGTGATGTGGTTCCCTTAGTTATTAAACCCAACGCCAGCGTTCCTGCAGGGAGCATAAACGCTCTTGAGGTATTTACGAATGCCTCGACCACGTCCGTGACAATTCGCGGGGATGGCTTAATGACGGTAAAGGGAACATTGACAGCCAACGGGCCAGTGAACGCCACCAACGGGCTGACAATTACCGGGAGCCTAAACGTCAGCACGATTGTGCCGAGCGGGAATTTGAATATTAGCGGGCGAGTTCGCGATAATTACGGCTATCTCGTCCCCCCCGGAACGATTGTGGCTTTTGCCGGAACGACGGCGCCATCCGGTTGGCTATTATGCGATGGCTCCACAAAAGACAAGTCAATCCAGCCCGAGTTAAGTGAGTTAAAATTAGTCCTGGGGTCCACCTATGGGGCAGAAACTGCAAATACATTCGTTCTGCCAAATCTAAAAGGACGCGTTCCGATGGGATCCGGAATTGGCGCCAGCGCGACCAATTGGACGATTGGAATAAGCACTGGATCGGAAACATACACGCTTTCGATAGCTCAAATCCCACCGCACCATCATGGTGGAGTTGTTATTAGCCATACGACAGATGAATTTTCCGCCAATAATAGCCAAGCAATTAAAACAATAACCTACGGCAATACTCAGGATGAAGGCGGTGGTCAGCCCCATCCCATCATGCAACCCTCCTTGGTCGTAAATTACATAATTAAGTACTGATTTATTTTTTAAAAGGGCAATTCAAAATGAAAAGGTTTCTTCCACTATTGCTTGCCGCAATCAATCTCATTTCCCCCCTCAAGGCCGCCGATCAATCCGTTCAGTCGACGATAAATCGGATGGCCAACGAGTTAACGGCCACTTACCGATCCAAATCACCCAACGCGAAGCGAGCGCGCCTGGCCATTCTGGACCTTCAAGCCAGCGAAGATTTAAACAAACAACGTATTGGACCGGCGCTCACAGACATGATCACCAACGAATTCGTCAACAAATCCGATTTCATCGTCCTTGAGCGTGAACTTTTCGGCAAAATCATGGAAGAACACCAACTCCTAGCCAACTTCGGCGACGTTTCAAACGCCATCAAGGTAGGAAAGGTTTTGGGGGCTGAGGTGGTCTTGCTTGGGAGTGTCACCCAATTCAAAAGCGACCTTCGAATCAACCTGCGCTTGGTAAACACCGAAACAACCGAAATACTTAGCACCACATCCGGCATGGTTTCATTAAGCGAATTTTCCAAAGAAAATCCAATTTTCCCAGGATTTGTCCCTATCACTCAAAAAATCGGCTTATTTGCGGTCTTTGAATATCGTTTCCTGGCAAAACGAACACACCAATAATAACCTCAGAAGGTGCAAGAATTAATGAAATTAATGTTTCAAATTTCTCTTTAGGTTATACAGGCTTGGGGATTCGTTACTTCCCAACAAGGATTATTTTTATCGAAGGATCAGTCCTCCAAGTAAGCGGCAACAATAACACCAGCAAATCGTTCAATATTTCGGGAAATTCAGGGATAATTGGCAGTTTTCAGGCAAAGGGCAAAGCTTTACGGTTCAGATTTGGAACAAAAAGAAAACATACTGAAAATCTTTGTTTCCTCCTCTCTCGGCTTTTCGATTCAAAAACTTGACCTTGCGACTGGCGTGGTTCTGCGAATGGAATCCCAAACCTATCCAAAACAGTCCCTAATTTCAGCATTGGTGCAACCATGAATATTCAACAAAGACTCGCGATTGGCTTGCAAATTCGATGCGATCTAAGGAAACTTGATGTCCAAAGAAACAGGCTCAAATCAAAAAGTATATTCCCTCAACCCGTTAGTCATTTCCCCTCAACTCACGTTCTATTTCTAGTCTGAAACAATAATTGCCCGACAAATCCCTCACCCCCATCTTTCTATTCGCCGCGTTTATGTTGGGCACGGCGCGGTTTGCGCCGCGGTGGGCTTTGCGGCGGCCGGCCCTGGTGGGGGTTCTTACGGCGGCGCTCGTTGTTTGGGGCATCGTTTCCATGCGGGGGCTCCCGGTGGAGCTCATGCCCAACGCGGCGTCGGACACCGTCACCGTCACGGTGGGCGTCCGGGGCGGCATGTCCCCCACGGACGTGGAAGCCCTCATCGTCCGCCCCCTCGAAGACGGGTTGGGGGACCTCCCCCGCCTTAAAACCCTGATCTCCAGCGCCAAAAAAGACCGGGGCGTGGTCACCCTCGATTTCCACCCCGGGGTCGACATGAAGCGCGTCACCGCCGAGGTGAACGAACGCGTGGACCGCGCCCTGGCCCGCCTGCCCGCCGAAATCGAAAAACCCGTTATCGCCCACTTTGAGGAAAACGACGCCCCCGTCTACATCGCCGCGGTCCTAAGCGACCGCCTCTCGCCCGAGAGCGTCCGCAAAATCATCGACGACAACATCAAAGACCACCTCCTTCGGACGCCCGGCGTGGCCAACGTGGAAATCGGCGGTGGGCGGGAAGGCAAGATCCTGGTGGAGCTCAACCGGGATCGCCTGGCCGCCTACGGCCTTTCCCCCCACCAAATCACCAGCCTCCTGGGCCGCCGGAACGTCGCCCTTCAAGTCGGAAGCGTCACCGGGGACGCCCGCGTGACCCCCGTGCGGCTCGTGGGCACCCTTAAAAACCTGGAGGATTTCCGAAAGGTCGTGGTGGCCCGGGACCCGTCGGGAGGCACCGTCCGGCTGGAAAACGTCGCCACCGTGACCGACAGCTACCTGGAACCGGAGAGCCTCTCCCGGTTGAACGGCCAGGCCGCCGTGTCGCTCTACGTTCAAAAAGAATCCTCCGCCAACACCCTGCGGGTCGTGCGTGACCTGGAAAAAGCCTGGGACAAAGCCTGGCGCAACCTGCCGGCCGGAACGCG
Proteins encoded:
- a CDS encoding acyltransferase, with the translated sequence MTDDKSREGAIDALRGLSIAAVLFYHFELADPVGRIGVYGVALFFMISGYCMLPSVRGSASLGDFLAKRYARLLPALWVCAVLTTAVERGFPLARPDRIHGFMDMAKTMVFLPAINLPTLLPRLWGAPVNHYAFVDGAYWSLLVEFKFYWLIGLAFFALPRLKPFWVIFGVSLLGNALLGRFGGPGYWTDFFPYLPLFLLGMAGWEIRHGNPGRGGWQWLAALGALAALPWMGGEKAPSLPMDGLSVGFGFLCGVLLVFGALTDQFWHQPIGTRPLGRWFVALGAISYPLYLLHQDVGYVLFALFPWGKTPGGRALLTVPLILAAVAVHGLIENRFRSTLRKKLGFFFDRAFGGLRIFRRPAADSL
- a CDS encoding tail fiber protein; protein product: MTNVKVSTVSASKIILPGGSTPISTWQLGAGNFIDASKVALPGSTATVASWQYGATGFIDVAKVTGTIPTTPVAHATSHGLVGTDPLNGLSPLQISGSAVVLRSTSSQTIQPQVGSDVVPLVIKPNASVPAGSINALEVFTNASTTSVTIRGDGLMTVKGTLTANGPVNATNGLTITGSLNVSTIVPSGNLNISGRVRDNYGYLVPPGTIVAFAGTTAPSGWLLCDGSTKDKSIQPELSELKLVLGSTYGAETANTFVLPNLKGRVPMGSGIGASATNWTIGISTGSETYTLSIAQIPPHHHGGVVISHTTDEFSANNSQAIKTITYGNTQDEGGGQPHPIMQPSLVVNYIIKY
- a CDS encoding rhomboid family intramembrane serine protease, whose amino-acid sequence is MVFNQPLSYRSLPPAVKFLLTATGIVFLLQWFLEAAGGPSLIRYFGLTPTMVVHEYWLWQPVTYLFLHGGFFHLLFNLFMLWSLGRELENRWGTRSFLFYYFLCGVGAAAFNLLLEPNSIFPVIGASGAIYGLLVAFAMMSPMSVFYIYFMIPMRAWQAVILFAAIEFLMGFAGTHSRLANIAHLGGMLTGFLYLKSGTLRYDLRRALGRVGDWSIQRKEKKEVVQFHELGQEVDRILEKISADGIDSLTAEEQRLMDRYSRMKTKR